A section of the bacterium genome encodes:
- a CDS encoding NTP transferase domain-containing protein, with amino-acid sequence MILKRPLRTIILAAGEGKRMNSPLPKVLHPMLNRPLIRWVWDTALQSGSERIVIVVGHGRPLVMQEMSSTDAVFAVQWQQRGTGDAVQSAKRAVHHRYSGDILILSGDVPLLTSKTISLLKYTHERSNAVATVLTFRAPQPGSYGRIIRDRNRKIKKIVEAKDATLEELSVDEVNSGIYVFQAKWLWPELARLKPENAQGEYYLTDVVKSAVDQGLLVETVETSDPIEVEGVNTIEQLHRLEAIALERMHKRDA; translated from the coding sequence ATGATTTTAAAAAGACCGTTACGTACAATTATCTTGGCAGCCGGCGAAGGCAAACGTATGAATTCGCCGCTACCGAAAGTACTTCATCCCATGTTAAACCGTCCCCTAATCCGTTGGGTGTGGGATACTGCTTTACAGTCAGGCTCAGAACGAATTGTAATAGTAGTTGGACATGGTAGACCTTTAGTAATGCAAGAAATGTCTTCGACCGATGCAGTTTTTGCAGTGCAATGGCAACAGCGAGGTACCGGCGATGCCGTTCAATCGGCAAAACGTGCGGTACATCACAGATACTCCGGTGATATACTTATCCTATCTGGAGACGTACCACTATTAACATCGAAGACAATTTCCTTGTTGAAGTACACCCATGAACGATCCAATGCGGTAGCGACAGTCTTGACGTTTCGCGCACCGCAGCCAGGTTCCTACGGGAGAATCATTCGTGACCGGAACCGAAAGATCAAGAAGATCGTTGAAGCTAAAGATGCCACACTGGAAGAACTGAGTGTCGATGAAGTGAACAGTGGCATCTACGTTTTTCAAGCAAAATGGCTTTGGCCGGAATTGGCGCGGCTCAAGCCGGAAAATGCACAAGGCGAGTATTACTTAACCGATGTAGTGAAGTCTGCAGTCGATCAAGGTTTACTGGTTGAAACAGTCGAAACGTCAGACCCAATCGAAGTCGAGGGGGTTAACACGATCGAGCAGCTTCATAGATTAGAGGCAATCGCATTAGAGCGGATGCACAAACGGGACGCGTAA
- the rsfS gene encoding ribosome silencing factor, with the protein MTSLQFSRKIAALLDEKQATDISIIDLRKVPQAAEFFVIATGMVDQHVRTLADYVEDELRSGKLNRKPRSREGKGNLSWVIVDYGDVVVHIFRPETRKYYQLDKLWGDVPRISVTPASRKKVSTEDDE; encoded by the coding sequence GTGACTTCTCTACAGTTTTCTCGCAAAATCGCTGCACTGCTCGATGAGAAACAGGCAACCGATATCTCGATAATCGATCTACGCAAGGTTCCGCAAGCTGCGGAATTTTTTGTGATTGCAACCGGTATGGTTGATCAGCATGTCCGTACCTTAGCCGACTACGTCGAAGATGAACTACGTTCCGGCAAGTTGAACCGGAAACCCCGTTCCCGCGAAGGGAAAGGGAATCTCTCCTGGGTCATCGTCGATTATGGTGACGTCGTAGTTCATATCTTCCGACCGGAGACTCGGAAGTATTACCAACTCGATAAACTTTGGGGGGATGTACCCCGCATTTCGGTAACCCCTGCCAGTCGTAAGAAAGTTTCTACTGAAGATGACGAATGA
- the argS gene encoding arginine--tRNA ligase, translating into MTNDFRAALRTLLDAAAASLAMNPESASVEVTRDEKFGDLTTNAAMVWAKPLGKNPRVLAQEIIEQWQFPNVIFERAEIAGPGFINLRLTKQAFAGMMASILDEKTSIKYGHREPGHHTKKWIVEFVSANPTGPLNVVSARAAAIGDSLARILDSQGHEAHREFYVNDAGRQVRLFGASVLARMKQLQGEDVSLPEEGYQGEYVTQIAREAIAEKIPVSDPETLSRWSIERMIQHHQATMAMYRVEYQKWFHESVLHKKNEVNEVLAKLEADGFVYEQDGAKFLRTTVDGIDDKDRVVVTSQGNPTYIMADLAYHLDKYRRGFDRSINYLGPDHHGTIARLMVGLKMLGVPDGWHEIKLLQQVNLLRNGEVVKMSKRAGEIVTLDDLLEELGNNETAIDVARFFFLQRKVSTPLDFDLSLAVKQSDENPAFYVQYAHARICSILRQEALQEAILQPWQGESIALLQEPETRTVLRKALEYPLVLERCIVALDPNALTTYLTELAAVFHKFYHHHRVMGQEKELTIARVKLLQAVKNILADGLGLLGITAPEQM; encoded by the coding sequence ATGACGAATGATTTTCGAGCGGCGCTCCGCACACTATTAGACGCTGCCGCTGCCAGTTTAGCGATGAATCCGGAATCGGCTTCGGTCGAAGTAACTCGCGACGAAAAATTTGGCGACTTGACGACTAACGCTGCCATGGTGTGGGCGAAACCGTTAGGGAAGAATCCTCGTGTCCTTGCGCAAGAGATTATCGAACAATGGCAGTTTCCGAATGTAATCTTTGAGCGTGCTGAAATCGCAGGTCCCGGTTTTATAAACCTTCGCTTAACAAAGCAAGCGTTTGCCGGGATGATGGCTTCCATTCTTGATGAGAAAACTTCAATCAAGTATGGTCATCGCGAGCCGGGTCATCATACGAAAAAGTGGATTGTGGAATTTGTGTCGGCGAATCCGACCGGCCCCTTGAATGTGGTATCGGCGCGGGCGGCAGCTATCGGCGATTCGCTTGCCCGTATTCTCGATTCACAAGGGCATGAAGCTCATCGAGAATTTTACGTTAACGACGCCGGCAGGCAAGTACGATTGTTCGGAGCCTCGGTTTTAGCGCGGATGAAACAACTGCAAGGCGAGGACGTTTCGTTACCAGAGGAAGGATACCAAGGAGAGTATGTAACGCAAATCGCCCGCGAGGCGATAGCGGAGAAAATCCCTGTATCCGATCCGGAAACGCTGTCGCGCTGGTCAATTGAGCGAATGATACAACACCATCAAGCGACGATGGCAATGTATCGGGTCGAGTATCAGAAGTGGTTTCACGAGTCAGTACTACACAAGAAAAACGAAGTCAACGAAGTATTGGCGAAACTTGAAGCCGATGGATTTGTCTACGAGCAAGATGGGGCAAAGTTCCTGCGGACAACGGTTGACGGAATTGACGACAAGGACCGGGTCGTCGTCACGTCGCAAGGGAATCCGACCTACATCATGGCGGATTTGGCGTACCACCTCGATAAATATCGTCGGGGATTCGACCGCTCGATCAATTACCTTGGACCGGATCATCACGGCACGATTGCGCGATTGATGGTTGGTCTCAAAATGCTGGGCGTTCCCGACGGTTGGCACGAAATCAAACTGCTCCAGCAGGTGAATCTGTTACGCAATGGCGAAGTCGTCAAGATGTCGAAACGGGCGGGTGAAATTGTTACGCTTGACGATTTATTAGAGGAATTAGGGAATAACGAAACTGCCATTGATGTTGCACGATTCTTTTTCTTGCAACGCAAAGTTTCGACCCCGTTGGACTTCGATCTTTCATTAGCAGTAAAGCAGAGTGACGAGAATCCGGCGTTTTATGTCCAATATGCCCATGCCCGGATTTGCTCGATCCTCCGTCAAGAGGCGTTGCAGGAGGCGATATTACAGCCTTGGCAAGGAGAATCTATTGCATTACTACAAGAGCCGGAAACCCGCACAGTACTTCGAAAAGCGTTAGAGTATCCGTTGGTGTTGGAGCGGTGCATTGTCGCGCTTGATCCGAATGCTTTGACAACCTATCTAACCGAATTAGCTGCGGTGTTTCATAAGTTTTATCATCATCACCGGGTGATGGGACAGGAGAAAGAGCTGACCATCGCACGGGTTAAGCTGTTGCAAGCGGTCAAGAATATCCTTGCCGATGGATTAGGATTGTTGGGGATCACAGCTCCGGAACAGATGTAA